Proteins from a genomic interval of Microbacterium phyllosphaerae:
- a CDS encoding aldose 1-epimerase family protein, with translation MTDVSSVTVEVATAARPRSGRQLRIAGHGYEAVIASVGASLRVLTFEGRDLVVPFDADEVRPGYRGTTLAPWPNRIVDGRYTFGGVEHQLALTEPARGQALHGLLAWAEFEDRLVLDDRVVLAAVIEPQTGYPFRVEVETEYRIDADGLRQTVTAHNLGADAAPWGTGPHPYLVAGPDGRVDDWTLTLPASEVLTVTDDRLSPVALEGVAEHPQWDFRAARPISDVFIDHAFTGLTREGGVAEVRLVTDAGTGVAMTFDERCPWVQVHTADNPEIDAIHRIGLAVEPMTCPPDAFNSGTDLFVLEPGAAHAASWRISAV, from the coding sequence ATGACTGACGTCTCTTCGGTCACCGTGGAGGTCGCGACCGCCGCGCGCCCCCGCTCGGGTCGGCAGCTGCGCATCGCCGGACACGGCTACGAGGCCGTGATCGCCAGCGTCGGCGCATCGCTGCGCGTGCTCACCTTCGAGGGCCGCGACCTGGTCGTGCCGTTCGACGCCGACGAGGTGCGGCCCGGATACCGCGGCACCACTCTCGCGCCGTGGCCCAACCGCATCGTCGACGGCCGCTACACGTTCGGCGGCGTCGAGCACCAGTTGGCCCTCACCGAGCCCGCCCGTGGTCAGGCGCTGCACGGCCTGCTCGCGTGGGCCGAGTTCGAGGACCGTCTCGTGCTCGACGACCGGGTCGTGCTCGCGGCCGTGATCGAGCCGCAGACCGGGTACCCCTTCCGCGTCGAGGTCGAGACGGAGTACCGCATCGACGCCGACGGACTGCGTCAGACCGTGACCGCGCACAACCTCGGGGCGGATGCTGCGCCGTGGGGCACCGGACCGCATCCCTATCTCGTCGCCGGGCCCGACGGACGCGTGGACGACTGGACGCTGACGCTGCCGGCATCCGAGGTGCTCACCGTCACCGACGACCGGCTGAGCCCCGTGGCTCTCGAGGGGGTGGCGGAGCATCCGCAGTGGGACTTCCGCGCTGCGCGCCCGATCTCCGACGTGTTCATCGACCACGCCTTCACCGGGCTCACGCGCGAGGGCGGTGTCGCCGAGGTGCGACTGGTGACGGATGCCGGAACCGGCGTCGCGATGACGTTCGACGAGCGCTGCCCGTGGGTGCAGGTGCACACGGCCGACAACCCCGAGATCGACGCGATCCACCGCATCGGCCTCGCGGTCGAGCCCATGACCTGCCCGCCGGACGCGTTCAACTCGGGAACCGACCTCTTCGTGCTCGAACCGGGCGCTGCGCACGCGGCATCCTGGAGGATCTCCGCCGTCTGA
- the araA gene encoding L-arabinose isomerase: MPRTPLTTSLDGYEVWFLTGSQHLYGPETLAQVADQSQEIARILDEAGEVPVKIVWKPVLTDAAAIKRTALEANADDRVIGLIAWMHTFSPAKMWIAGLDALQKPLAHLHTQANVELPWADIDFDFMNLNQAAHGDREFGYIQTRLGVPRKTVVGHASDPRVRQEIATWQRAAAGLAASRSLKLARFGDNMRFVAVTEGDKTEAELRFGVQVNTWGVNDLADAVAAASESEIDALVAEYEELYEVVPELRRGGDRHQSLRDGAAIEIGLRTFLEEGGFGAFTTSFEDLGALKQLPGLAVQRLMAEGYGFGAEGDWKTAILVRVANVMGAGLPGGASLMEDYTYDMTPGDELILGAHMLEVSPSLTTAKPTLEIHPLGIGGKDDPVRLVFTADPGPAIVVALSDMRDRFRLTANVVENVPPRQSLPKLPVGRAVWKPQPDFNTSAAAWLTAGAAHHTVMSTAVGLEAFRDFAEIAEVELLVIDDATTLPEFQKQVRWNQAYYRLAQGL; this comes from the coding sequence ATGCCCCGCACCCCGCTCACCACCTCGCTCGACGGCTACGAGGTCTGGTTCCTCACCGGCAGCCAGCACCTCTACGGCCCCGAGACGCTCGCCCAGGTCGCCGACCAATCGCAGGAGATCGCCCGCATCCTCGACGAGGCCGGCGAGGTGCCCGTGAAGATCGTCTGGAAGCCGGTGCTGACGGATGCCGCGGCCATCAAGCGCACCGCGCTCGAGGCGAACGCCGACGACCGCGTCATCGGCCTGATCGCGTGGATGCACACGTTCAGCCCCGCGAAGATGTGGATCGCCGGTCTCGACGCGCTGCAGAAGCCGCTCGCGCACCTGCACACGCAGGCGAACGTCGAGCTGCCGTGGGCCGACATCGACTTCGACTTCATGAACCTGAACCAGGCGGCGCACGGCGACCGCGAGTTCGGCTACATCCAGACGCGTCTCGGGGTGCCGCGCAAGACCGTCGTCGGTCACGCGAGCGACCCGCGGGTGCGTCAGGAGATCGCGACGTGGCAGCGTGCGGCCGCAGGCCTCGCGGCCTCCCGTTCGCTCAAGCTCGCCCGCTTCGGTGACAACATGCGCTTCGTCGCCGTCACCGAGGGCGACAAGACCGAGGCTGAGCTGCGCTTCGGTGTGCAGGTCAACACGTGGGGCGTGAACGATCTGGCGGATGCGGTCGCCGCGGCATCCGAATCCGAGATCGACGCCCTCGTGGCCGAGTACGAAGAGCTGTACGAGGTCGTCCCCGAGCTTCGTCGCGGAGGCGACCGCCACCAGTCGCTGCGCGATGGGGCCGCGATCGAGATCGGTCTGCGGACGTTCCTCGAGGAGGGCGGCTTCGGCGCCTTCACCACCTCGTTCGAGGATCTCGGCGCCCTGAAGCAGCTGCCGGGTCTCGCGGTGCAGCGCCTGATGGCCGAGGGCTACGGCTTCGGTGCCGAGGGCGACTGGAAGACGGCGATCCTCGTGCGCGTCGCCAACGTGATGGGCGCGGGGCTGCCGGGTGGTGCGAGCCTCATGGAGGACTACACCTACGACATGACCCCCGGCGACGAGCTGATCCTCGGGGCGCACATGCTCGAGGTCTCGCCATCGCTCACCACCGCGAAGCCGACGCTCGAGATCCACCCGCTCGGCATCGGCGGCAAGGACGACCCGGTGCGCCTGGTCTTCACGGCCGACCCCGGCCCCGCGATCGTCGTCGCACTCAGCGACATGCGCGACCGGTTCCGCCTCACCGCGAACGTGGTCGAGAACGTGCCGCCGCGTCAGTCGCTGCCGAAGCTGCCGGTCGGCCGCGCCGTCTGGAAGCCGCAGCCCGACTTCAACACCTCCGCCGCCGCCTGGCTGACTGCGGGTGCCGCGCACCACACCGTGATGTCGACGGCCGTGGGGCTCGAGGCGTTCCGCGACTTCGCCGAGATAGCTGAGGTCGAGCTGCTCGTGATCGACGATGCGACCACGCTGCCCGAGTTCCAGAAGCAGGTGCGCTGGAACCAGGCGTACTACCGACTCGCTCAGGGGCTGTGA
- a CDS encoding xylulokinase, with the protein MSDTATTSDTTTTTARDDITAGRTSLGIELGSTRIKACLIGPNATDVLATGSFAWENRLEDGLWTYAIDEVWTGLQAAYAALVADAENRHGVRPETFGAIGISAMMHGYLAFDAKGELLTPFRTWRNTNTGVAAAELTDLLGVNIPLRWSIAHLHQAVLDGEAHVPQLDFVTTLAGYVHAKLTGERVLGVGDASGMFPIDSATGDYDARMLQAYDALAADRLPASAKDLLPTVRPAGAAAGKLTEEGAALLDPTGALASGIPLCPPEGDAGTGMVATNSVSPRTGNVSAGTSIFAMVVLERPLAEVHHELDLVTTPAGDAVAMVHCNNGASELAAWAGLFTRFSAAAGQPLSDDAVFDALFREALDGEADAGGLLAYNHLAGEPIAGLTEGRPLFVRTPDSAFTLANFMRSQLYGVFGTLALGMQVLAAEGVELDRMFAHGGMFRTAGVAQRFLAGALGAPVAVGELASEGGAWGIAVLASYLARAEGQTLGEYLESDVFASASLAVADPDPDDVAGFTAYLDRYRAGLAIEAAATTAL; encoded by the coding sequence ATGAGCGACACGGCCACCACCAGCGACACGACCACCACGACCGCGCGCGACGACATCACCGCCGGTCGCACGAGCCTCGGCATCGAGCTCGGCTCGACCCGCATCAAGGCCTGCCTGATCGGACCGAACGCCACCGATGTGCTCGCCACCGGGTCGTTCGCGTGGGAGAACCGGCTCGAAGACGGACTCTGGACGTACGCGATCGACGAGGTCTGGACAGGCCTGCAGGCCGCCTACGCCGCGCTCGTCGCCGACGCGGAGAACCGCCATGGCGTGCGCCCCGAGACGTTCGGTGCGATCGGCATCTCGGCCATGATGCACGGGTACCTCGCCTTCGACGCGAAGGGCGAGCTGCTCACGCCGTTCCGCACGTGGCGCAACACGAACACGGGAGTGGCCGCGGCGGAGCTGACCGACCTGCTCGGCGTGAACATCCCGCTCCGCTGGTCGATCGCGCACCTGCATCAGGCGGTGCTCGACGGCGAGGCCCACGTGCCGCAGCTCGACTTCGTCACGACCCTCGCCGGATACGTGCATGCGAAGCTGACGGGCGAGCGCGTGCTCGGCGTCGGCGATGCGTCCGGCATGTTCCCGATCGACTCGGCCACCGGAGACTACGACGCGCGGATGCTGCAGGCCTACGACGCTCTCGCCGCAGACCGCCTCCCCGCAAGCGCCAAGGATCTGCTCCCGACCGTCCGTCCCGCAGGTGCCGCCGCCGGCAAGCTCACCGAGGAGGGTGCGGCCCTGCTCGATCCGACCGGTGCGCTGGCATCCGGCATCCCGCTCTGCCCGCCTGAGGGCGACGCCGGCACCGGCATGGTGGCGACGAACTCCGTGTCTCCGCGCACGGGCAACGTCTCGGCCGGAACGAGCATCTTCGCGATGGTCGTTCTCGAGCGCCCGCTGGCCGAGGTGCATCACGAACTCGACCTCGTGACGACTCCCGCCGGTGACGCCGTGGCGATGGTGCACTGCAACAACGGTGCGAGCGAGCTCGCCGCCTGGGCGGGGCTCTTCACCCGCTTCTCGGCCGCGGCGGGTCAGCCGCTGAGTGACGACGCGGTCTTCGACGCCCTCTTCCGTGAGGCTCTCGACGGTGAGGCGGATGCCGGTGGGCTGCTCGCCTACAACCACCTCGCCGGCGAGCCCATCGCCGGCCTGACCGAGGGGCGCCCGCTGTTCGTGCGCACCCCCGACAGCGCCTTCACCCTCGCGAACTTCATGCGCTCACAGCTGTACGGCGTGTTCGGCACGCTGGCGCTGGGGATGCAGGTGCTCGCCGCCGAGGGCGTCGAGCTCGACCGCATGTTCGCCCACGGAGGCATGTTCCGCACCGCCGGGGTGGCACAGCGCTTCCTGGCCGGAGCGCTCGGCGCGCCGGTCGCGGTGGGCGAACTGGCCTCCGAGGGTGGGGCGTGGGGCATCGCGGTGCTCGCGTCGTACCTCGCACGCGCCGAGGGGCAGACACTGGGGGAGTATCTCGAGAGCGACGTCTTCGCCTCGGCATCCCTCGCGGTCGCCGACCCCGACCCCGACGACGTCGCCGGCTTCACCGCCTATCTCGACCGCTACCGCGCGGGCCTCGCCATCGAAGCCGCCGCGACCACGGCTCTCTGA
- a CDS encoding L-ribulose-5-phosphate 4-epimerase: MAAAIQAVREDVARLHGELVRYDLIVWTGGNVSGRVPGADLFVIKPSGVSYDDLAPENMILCDLDGAVIPGTPGSERSPSSDTAAHAYVYRHMPEVGGVVHTHSTFAVAWAARGEEIPCVITAMADEFGGPIPVGPFAIIGDDSIGRGIVQTLSGHRSRAVLMQNHGPFTIGVDAKDAVKAAVMVEDVARTVHYAREAGPLIPIPQEAIDSLFNRYQNIYGQNSDARR; this comes from the coding sequence ATCGCCGCCGCCATCCAGGCCGTCCGCGAGGACGTCGCCCGTCTGCACGGCGAGCTGGTCCGCTATGACCTCATCGTCTGGACCGGCGGCAATGTCTCCGGCCGCGTGCCCGGCGCCGACCTCTTCGTCATCAAGCCCTCAGGCGTGAGCTACGACGACCTCGCCCCCGAGAACATGATCCTGTGCGACCTCGACGGCGCGGTGATCCCCGGCACCCCCGGCAGCGAGCGCTCGCCCTCGAGCGACACCGCAGCCCACGCCTACGTCTACCGCCACATGCCCGAGGTCGGCGGCGTCGTGCACACGCACTCGACGTTCGCGGTCGCCTGGGCCGCCCGCGGCGAGGAGATCCCCTGCGTCATCACGGCCATGGCTGACGAGTTCGGCGGACCGATCCCGGTCGGCCCGTTCGCGATCATCGGCGACGACTCGATCGGCCGCGGCATCGTGCAGACCCTCAGCGGTCACCGCAGCCGCGCGGTGCTCATGCAGAACCACGGCCCGTTCACCATCGGAGTCGACGCGAAGGATGCCGTCAAGGCCGCCGTCATGGTCGAGGACGTCGCCCGCACCGTGCACTACGCCCGCGAGGCCGGCCCGCTGATCCCGATTCCGCAGGAGGCGATCGACAGCCTCTTCAACCGATACCAGAACATCTACGGACAGAACTCGGACGCCCGACGATGA
- a CDS encoding LacI family DNA-binding transcriptional regulator, which yields MSDTSSEPRRTVGVRDVAVLAGVSRQTVSRVLNDHPEVAVETRERVLAAMAELGYRMNNAARALGTRRSRTLGVLATDALHYGPSRSIAALEASAREVGYWLSAAFADAGDADAVVAAVDHLVMQGVEGIVVVAPHAHTLDALDEVRIGVPVVTLHAADRGARGLSVDQAAGARLAVAALADAGHTHIAHLAGPADWLEAESRTQGFAAELAARGLAAGPVFEGDWTAGSGYAAADAVRRSGVTAVFAANDQMALGLLGGLHEAGLAVPGDISVVGFDDTPDAAYYWPKLTTVRQDFSELARRAVAAVLAGISGEAASDLPPVAPLLVTRASVAPPR from the coding sequence GTGAGTGACACGAGCAGCGAGCCCCGCCGCACCGTCGGCGTGCGCGATGTCGCTGTGCTCGCGGGGGTCTCCCGGCAGACCGTGTCGCGCGTGCTCAACGACCACCCCGAGGTCGCGGTCGAGACCCGCGAGCGCGTCCTCGCCGCGATGGCCGAGCTCGGCTACCGCATGAACAACGCCGCCAGAGCGTTGGGCACCCGGCGATCCCGCACCCTCGGGGTGCTGGCCACCGACGCCCTGCACTACGGACCCTCGCGCAGCATCGCCGCGCTCGAGGCGTCGGCCCGCGAGGTCGGCTACTGGCTGAGTGCGGCCTTCGCGGATGCAGGCGATGCCGATGCCGTCGTCGCCGCGGTCGACCACCTCGTGATGCAGGGAGTCGAGGGCATCGTCGTCGTCGCACCCCACGCCCATACCCTCGACGCCCTCGATGAGGTGCGCATCGGCGTTCCCGTGGTGACGCTGCACGCGGCCGACCGGGGTGCACGCGGACTCTCGGTCGACCAGGCGGCCGGCGCCAGGCTCGCCGTCGCGGCGCTCGCCGATGCCGGGCACACGCACATCGCCCATCTCGCCGGACCCGCCGACTGGCTCGAAGCGGAGTCGCGCACCCAGGGATTCGCCGCCGAGCTCGCCGCCCGAGGGCTTGCCGCCGGACCCGTGTTCGAGGGCGACTGGACCGCGGGTTCGGGCTACGCGGCGGCCGACGCCGTGCGGCGATCGGGGGTCACGGCCGTGTTCGCGGCGAACGACCAGATGGCGCTCGGCCTGCTCGGCGGCCTGCACGAGGCCGGGCTCGCGGTGCCGGGCGACATCAGCGTGGTCGGTTTCGACGACACTCCGGACGCCGCGTACTACTGGCCGAAGCTCACGACCGTGCGACAGGACTTCTCGGAGCTCGCCCGCCGCGCGGTGGCGGCGGTGCTGGCGGGGATCTCCGGCGAGGCGGCATCCGACCTCCCGCCTGTGGCGCCCCTGCTCGTGACCCGCGCCTCGGTCGCCCCGCCGCGCTGA
- a CDS encoding NAD-dependent epimerase/dehydratase family protein — translation MPSGPDTSSSCHPGDMRIALTGSSGKLGSVVARELRAHGHEVIGMDVAGVRGPDFVQVDLTDYGQVVDAFTAVGDRHDGIDAVVHLGAIPAPGIRSDVATFHNNMPATFNVFWAAVRLGIRRVVYASSETVLGLPFDVPPPYVPVDEDYPARPESVYSLVKTLEEQLARELVRWHPDLSITALRFSNVMNPEDYAEFPDFDADALRRKWNLWGYIDARDGAQAVERALEVAAPGFDNFIIAAADTVMSRPNAELLAEVFPDVPVAHEFGPNETLLSIDKARRILGFDPQHSWRDHV, via the coding sequence ATGCCGAGCGGCCCCGACACCTCGTCGTCGTGCCACCCTGGTGACATGCGCATCGCACTCACAGGATCATCGGGCAAGCTCGGCAGCGTCGTCGCGCGGGAACTCCGCGCCCACGGCCACGAGGTCATCGGCATGGACGTCGCGGGGGTCCGCGGGCCCGACTTCGTGCAGGTCGACCTCACGGATTACGGCCAGGTCGTGGATGCTTTCACAGCCGTCGGCGACCGGCACGACGGCATCGACGCCGTGGTGCATCTGGGCGCGATCCCGGCCCCCGGCATCCGCAGCGATGTCGCCACGTTCCACAACAACATGCCGGCCACGTTCAACGTGTTCTGGGCGGCGGTGCGCCTCGGCATCCGGCGCGTCGTCTACGCGTCGAGCGAGACCGTGCTGGGCCTGCCGTTCGATGTGCCGCCGCCCTACGTGCCCGTCGACGAGGACTACCCCGCCCGCCCCGAATCGGTGTACTCGCTGGTCAAGACGCTCGAGGAGCAGCTGGCGAGGGAGCTCGTGCGCTGGCATCCCGATCTCTCGATCACGGCGCTGCGCTTCTCGAACGTGATGAACCCGGAGGACTACGCCGAGTTCCCCGACTTCGACGCCGACGCCCTGCGCCGCAAGTGGAACCTCTGGGGCTACATCGACGCGCGCGACGGCGCACAGGCCGTGGAGCGCGCGCTCGAGGTGGCGGCCCCCGGGTTCGACAACTTCATCATCGCGGCGGCCGACACGGTGATGTCCCGCCCGAACGCCGAGCTGCTCGCCGAGGTCTTCCCCGATGTGCCGGTCGCCCACGAGTTCGGCCCGAACGAGACGCTGCTGTCGATCGACAAGGCCCGCCGCATCCTGGGGTTCGACCCGCAGCACTCCTGGCGCGACCACGTCTGA
- a CDS encoding LacI family DNA-binding transcriptional regulator, which translates to MSDTTGTRAVTLGDVAARAGVSISTASKALNDRGDVSAATRAKVRAIAEELAFTPNAMARGLLAGRTGTVGLLTSDLEGRFMIPILMGAEDAFGAGRINVFLCDARGDAIREQHHLRELLSRRVDGIIVVGRQTDARPSLGQEIPVPVVYAYAPSDDPRDLSLTPDNYAGGRLAIEHLLACGRRRIAHISGDPTYAAAQDRLAGARAALAEAGLELVGEPMFSEWTEHWGRDAAAMLLNRHPDIDAVFCGSDQIARGVLDSARDLGRTVPDDLAVIGYDNWEVLATNARPELTSIDANLQQLGRQAALRVFDAIDGIDIGEGSHHLPVRLVIRGSTIARR; encoded by the coding sequence ATGAGCGACACGACGGGAACAAGGGCGGTGACCCTCGGCGACGTCGCCGCGCGCGCCGGGGTGTCGATCTCGACGGCGTCGAAGGCGCTGAATGACCGGGGAGACGTCTCTGCCGCGACGAGGGCCAAGGTGCGGGCGATCGCGGAGGAGCTGGCCTTCACGCCCAACGCCATGGCACGAGGGCTCCTCGCCGGACGCACCGGAACCGTCGGCCTGCTCACGAGCGACCTCGAAGGCCGTTTCATGATCCCGATCCTGATGGGAGCCGAGGACGCCTTCGGGGCGGGCCGCATCAACGTCTTCCTCTGCGACGCGCGCGGTGACGCGATCCGCGAGCAGCACCACCTGCGCGAGCTGCTCAGTCGCCGGGTCGACGGAATCATCGTCGTCGGTCGCCAGACGGATGCCCGCCCCTCGCTCGGGCAGGAGATCCCCGTGCCCGTCGTCTACGCGTACGCGCCGTCCGACGACCCGCGCGACCTGTCATTGACGCCGGACAACTACGCGGGTGGACGCCTCGCGATCGAGCATCTGCTCGCCTGTGGACGCCGGCGCATCGCGCACATCTCGGGTGACCCGACCTATGCCGCAGCGCAGGACCGCCTCGCCGGGGCCAGGGCCGCGCTCGCCGAAGCCGGCCTCGAACTCGTCGGCGAGCCGATGTTCTCGGAGTGGACCGAGCACTGGGGGCGGGATGCCGCGGCGATGCTGCTGAACCGGCATCCCGACATCGACGCCGTGTTCTGCGGCTCGGACCAGATCGCTCGCGGCGTGCTCGACTCGGCGCGGGATCTCGGACGCACTGTTCCCGACGACCTCGCGGTGATCGGCTACGACAACTGGGAAGTGCTCGCGACGAACGCGCGACCCGAGCTCACCAGCATCGACGCCAACCTGCAGCAGCTGGGTCGTCAGGCGGCGCTTCGGGTGTTCGACGCGATCGACGGGATCGACATCGGAGAGGGGTCGCACCACCTGCCGGTGCGCCTCGTGATCCGCGGGTCGACGATCGCCCGACGCTGA
- a CDS encoding ABC transporter substrate-binding protein, with translation MNTTRTHAARRAAAAVIAAGLLVGGLAACAPAADDNASDEPIPAEGTDDGTTLTLWTRAPIERQAKLLVDAYNESHENQVELTVVPNDDYVAKVGAAAGSGGLPDLFAADIVYVPNWAQQGLFQDMSEQIDALDFKDEINPGHLSAGTVDGAEYVLPFALDLSMLFWNKELFAEAGLDPEKAPATLEEFAEAAMAVQALNKPDTYGTATGLNCGGCLVFTWFPSIWASGDEVMSDDGTESLLDGDSAQAVYDTWAELQDAGAILPSSTDEAGPTWTAAFSEGKVGVMPFPATLLPSLEFDAGVAGIPGVDGGASTFVGGDGIGISKDSKKSAQAWNFLNWMMSEDAQVEVLAKDGNAVSRGDLADNEYAAADPRLVTINEVAAQGDTPVALNFQQAFNAPGSPWLTLVRNAVLNGDDSVPADNEEITAILSQ, from the coding sequence ATGAACACCACCCGTACACACGCCGCACGCCGGGCAGCAGCCGCCGTGATCGCGGCAGGCCTGCTCGTCGGCGGTCTCGCCGCCTGCGCGCCCGCCGCCGACGACAACGCATCCGACGAACCCATCCCCGCCGAGGGCACGGATGACGGCACCACGCTGACGCTGTGGACCCGCGCTCCGATCGAGCGCCAGGCCAAGCTGCTGGTCGACGCCTACAACGAGAGCCACGAGAACCAGGTCGAGCTCACGGTCGTCCCCAACGACGACTACGTCGCCAAGGTCGGCGCCGCCGCAGGGTCGGGCGGGCTGCCCGACCTGTTCGCCGCCGACATCGTCTACGTGCCCAACTGGGCGCAGCAGGGCCTGTTCCAGGACATGTCCGAGCAGATCGACGCGCTCGACTTCAAGGACGAGATCAACCCCGGTCACCTCTCGGCGGGCACCGTCGACGGCGCCGAGTACGTGCTGCCCTTCGCGCTCGACCTCTCGATGCTGTTCTGGAACAAGGAGCTCTTCGCCGAGGCCGGCCTCGACCCCGAGAAGGCACCCGCCACGCTCGAGGAGTTCGCCGAGGCGGCCATGGCCGTGCAGGCGCTGAACAAGCCCGACACGTACGGCACGGCGACCGGCCTCAACTGCGGCGGATGCCTGGTCTTCACCTGGTTCCCCTCGATCTGGGCGTCCGGCGACGAGGTCATGAGCGACGACGGCACCGAGTCCCTGCTCGACGGCGACTCCGCCCAGGCCGTGTACGACACGTGGGCCGAGCTGCAGGACGCCGGAGCCATCCTCCCCAGCTCGACCGACGAGGCCGGCCCCACCTGGACCGCCGCGTTCAGCGAGGGCAAGGTCGGCGTGATGCCGTTCCCGGCGACGCTGCTCCCCTCCCTCGAGTTCGACGCAGGAGTCGCCGGCATCCCCGGTGTCGACGGCGGCGCCTCGACCTTCGTCGGCGGCGACGGCATCGGCATCTCGAAGGACTCGAAGAAGTCCGCACAGGCGTGGAACTTCCTCAACTGGATGATGTCGGAGGACGCCCAGGTCGAGGTCCTCGCGAAGGACGGCAACGCCGTCTCGCGCGGCGACCTCGCCGACAACGAGTATGCGGCGGCCGACCCGCGTCTGGTCACGATCAACGAGGTCGCCGCCCAGGGCGACACCCCGGTGGCGCTGAACTTCCAGCAGGCGTTCAACGCACCGGGGAGCCCGTGGCTCACGCTCGTCCGCAACGCGGTGCTGAACGGCGACGACTCGGTCCCCGCCGACAACGAGGAGATCACCGCGATCCTGTCGCAGTGA